A genomic segment from Actinomadura hallensis encodes:
- a CDS encoding response regulator transcription factor yields the protein MRLLIVEDEKRLAQSLARGLTAEGFAVETVHDGAEGLRRALGGGFDLIVLDIMLPGMNGYRVCAELRAAGDETPILMLTAKDGEYDEAEGLDTGADDYLTKPFSYVVLVARVRALLRRRTRGAVPKIVLGDLTVDPAARRVFRGDVEVELTAKEFAVLEHLASNAGLVVSKSQIIEAVWDLAYDGDPNIVEVYVSALRRKIDVPFGRKSITTVRGAGYRLARDGGA from the coding sequence ATGCGCCTGCTGATCGTGGAAGACGAGAAACGCCTCGCCCAGTCCCTCGCGCGGGGGCTGACGGCGGAGGGGTTCGCGGTGGAGACCGTCCACGACGGCGCCGAGGGGCTTCGGCGGGCGCTCGGCGGCGGGTTCGACCTCATCGTCCTGGACATCATGCTCCCCGGCATGAACGGCTACCGGGTGTGCGCGGAGCTGCGGGCGGCGGGCGACGAGACGCCCATCCTGATGCTGACCGCCAAGGACGGCGAGTACGACGAGGCCGAGGGCCTGGACACCGGCGCCGACGACTACCTCACCAAGCCGTTCTCCTACGTGGTGCTGGTGGCCCGCGTCCGCGCGCTGCTGCGCCGCCGGACGCGCGGCGCGGTGCCGAAGATCGTGCTCGGCGACCTCACCGTGGACCCGGCGGCGCGCCGGGTTTTCCGGGGCGACGTGGAGGTGGAGCTGACGGCCAAGGAGTTCGCCGTGCTGGAGCACCTGGCCTCCAACGCGGGCCTGGTGGTGTCGAAGTCGCAGATCATCGAGGCGGTCTGGGACCTCGCCTACGACGGCGACCCCAACATCGTCGAGGTGTACGTGAGCGCGCTGCGACGCAAGATCGACGTGCCGTTCGGCCGGAAGTCCATCACGACGGTGCGCGGGGCCGGCTACCGGCTGGCCAGGGACGGGGGCGCCTGA
- a CDS encoding sensor histidine kinase: MVRRLSSVRARTTLGATAVVAAALVAAGFAVVLLLRANLAGKTDLEAEVAARNVASQLASGVRYADLDLPDGAEHPVQVVDEDGRVLAASEDLEAISGTGASGVRPVPPPAQQDDDDDDDDDDDSERGEVSDDDPDFTTGSATVDGDTADYRFAAVEATTPWDETVTVHAGADLGVTQDAVATATRAMLAGLPLLLAVVAGVTWLVTRRALRPVEAVRAELAEITAAGDLVRRVPVPDSGDEIARLAATTNETLARLQESAAQQRAFVADASHELRSPIASLRTQLEVAAAHPELLELDGLVEDVVRLQDLAADLLLLARIDAGDRPPRQTVELGRLLRDEVAHRAATGRVPVEASIEADPRITGVPRQLSRAVGNLLDNAQRHAEGLVRLSLRVEDGRAVIRVSDDGPGVPPGDRERIFERFVRLDDARSRDDGGAGLGLAIARDLVAAHGGDVTVREAPEGGALFEVRLPLT, encoded by the coding sequence ATGGTCCGGCGCCTGTCGTCGGTCCGGGCGCGGACCACTCTCGGCGCGACCGCCGTCGTGGCGGCGGCGCTCGTGGCGGCGGGGTTCGCGGTCGTGCTGCTGCTGCGCGCGAACCTGGCCGGGAAGACCGACCTGGAGGCGGAGGTCGCCGCGCGGAACGTCGCGTCGCAGCTCGCGTCGGGCGTCCGCTACGCCGACCTCGACCTGCCGGACGGCGCCGAGCATCCGGTGCAGGTCGTCGACGAGGACGGGCGGGTGCTGGCGGCCAGCGAGGACCTGGAGGCGATCAGCGGGACCGGCGCCTCCGGGGTTCGGCCCGTCCCGCCCCCGGCACAGCAGGACGACGACGATGACGACGACGATGACGACGACTCCGAACGCGGTGAGGTCTCCGACGACGACCCCGACTTCACGACCGGGAGCGCGACCGTCGACGGCGACACCGCCGACTACCGGTTCGCGGCCGTGGAGGCGACCACGCCGTGGGACGAGACGGTCACCGTGCACGCGGGAGCGGACCTCGGCGTGACGCAGGACGCGGTCGCCACCGCCACCCGCGCGATGCTCGCCGGCCTCCCGCTGCTGCTCGCCGTGGTCGCGGGCGTCACGTGGCTGGTGACGCGGCGCGCGCTGCGGCCGGTGGAGGCGGTGCGGGCGGAGCTGGCGGAGATCACCGCGGCGGGCGACCTCGTCCGCCGGGTGCCCGTCCCCGACTCGGGCGACGAGATCGCGCGGCTGGCGGCGACGACGAACGAGACGCTCGCCCGGCTGCAGGAGTCGGCGGCGCAGCAGCGCGCGTTCGTCGCGGACGCGTCCCACGAGCTGCGCAGCCCGATCGCGTCGCTGCGCACCCAGCTGGAGGTCGCGGCGGCGCACCCGGAGCTGCTGGAGCTGGACGGGCTCGTCGAGGACGTCGTGCGGCTCCAGGATCTGGCCGCCGACCTGCTCCTGCTCGCCCGCATCGACGCCGGGGACCGGCCGCCGCGGCAGACCGTGGAGCTGGGCCGGCTCCTGCGGGACGAGGTCGCGCACCGCGCGGCGACCGGCCGCGTCCCGGTGGAGGCGTCGATCGAGGCGGACCCGCGGATCACGGGGGTGCCGCGGCAGCTGTCCCGCGCCGTCGGCAACCTGCTCGACAACGCGCAGCGGCACGCGGAGGGGCTCGTCCGGCTGTCGCTGCGCGTGGAGGACGGCCGGGCGGTGATCCGGGTCTCCGACGACGGCCCGGGCGTGCCGCCCGGCGACCGCGAGCGGATCTTCGAGCGGTTCGTGCGGCTGGACGACGCGCGCAGCCGCGACGACGGCGGCGCGGGCCTCGGCCTGGCCATCGCCAGGGACCTGGTCGCGGCGCACGGCGGGGACGTCACCGTCCGCGAGGCCCCCGAGGGAGGCGCGCTGTTCGAGGTTCGCCTGCCCCTTACTTGA
- a CDS encoding acyl-CoA dehydrogenase: protein MSDFPAYAPSEEHELLRRTVRELADAKIAPFAAEVDEESRFPQEALDALAASGLHAVHVPESYGGAGADALATVIVIEEVARACASSSLIPAVNKLGTVPLLLAGSEELKQRYLAPVARGEAMFSYALSEADAGSDAAGMKTRAVREGDFWVLNGTKMWITNAGVSQFYTVMAVTDPSAGARGISAFVVEKSDAGVSFGPPERKLGIKGSPTRQVILEDVRIPADRMIGAEGTGFKTALATLDHTRITIAAQALGIAQGALDFAIGYVRQRRQFGRPVADFQGVQFMLADMAMRLEGARQLTYHAAVKSERAMRGEPVADLTFVSSACKALASDVAMDVTTDAVQLLGGYGYTREFPVERMMRDAKITQIYEGTNQIQRMVMARQLLK, encoded by the coding sequence ATGAGCGACTTTCCCGCGTACGCGCCGTCGGAGGAGCATGAGCTGCTGCGCCGGACGGTGCGTGAGCTGGCCGATGCCAAGATCGCTCCTTTCGCGGCGGAGGTGGACGAGGAGTCGCGGTTCCCGCAGGAGGCGCTGGACGCGTTGGCGGCCAGTGGGCTGCATGCGGTGCACGTGCCCGAATCGTACGGGGGTGCGGGCGCCGATGCGCTGGCGACGGTGATCGTGATCGAGGAGGTGGCGCGGGCGTGCGCGTCGTCCTCGCTGATCCCGGCGGTGAACAAGCTGGGCACGGTGCCGTTGCTGCTGGCGGGGTCGGAGGAGCTGAAGCAGAGGTATCTGGCGCCGGTGGCGCGGGGGGAGGCGATGTTCTCCTATGCGTTGTCGGAGGCCGATGCCGGTTCTGATGCGGCGGGGATGAAGACCCGGGCGGTGCGCGAGGGCGACTTCTGGGTGTTGAACGGCACCAAGATGTGGATCACCAATGCGGGGGTGTCGCAGTTCTACACGGTGATGGCGGTGACCGATCCGTCGGCGGGGGCGCGGGGGATCTCGGCGTTCGTGGTGGAGAAGTCCGATGCGGGGGTGTCGTTCGGGCCGCCGGAGCGCAAGCTGGGGATCAAGGGGTCGCCGACCCGTCAGGTGATTTTGGAGGATGTGCGGATTCCGGCGGATCGGATGATCGGGGCCGAGGGCACCGGTTTCAAGACCGCGCTGGCGACGCTGGACCACACGCGGATCACGATCGCGGCGCAGGCGCTGGGGATCGCGCAGGGGGCGCTGGATTTCGCGATCGGGTACGTCAGGCAGCGGCGTCAGTTCGGCAGGCCCGTCGCCGATTTCCAGGGTGTGCAGTTCATGCTGGCCGACATGGCGATGCGGCTGGAGGGCGCTCGTCAGCTGACCTATCACGCGGCGGTCAAGTCCGAGCGGGCGATGCGGGGTGAGCCGGTGGCGGATCTGACGTTCGTGTCGTCGGCGTGCAAGGCGCTGGCGTCGGATGTGGCGATGGACGTGACCACCGACGCGGTGCAGTTGCTGGGCGGGTACGGGTACACCCGTGAGTTCCCGGTGGAGCGGATGATGCGCGACGCCAAGATCACTCAGATCTACGAGGGGACCAACCAGATCCAGCGCATGGTCATGGCCCGCCAGCTCCTCAAGTAA
- a CDS encoding LPFR motif small protein, with protein MRRISAALSAVIGTIVNIVTLPFRVLQRLLTPSRGKARSRRRAV; from the coding sequence ATGCGCCGCATCAGCGCAGCGCTCAGCGCCGTCATCGGCACGATCGTCAATATCGTGACCCTGCCGTTCAGGGTTCTGCAGCGGCTGCTCACCCCCTCGCGCGGCAAGGCGCGCTCGCGTCGCCGCGCCGTCTGA
- a CDS encoding putative protein N(5)-glutamine methyltransferase, protein MPELLTESVIAARLRAAGCVFAEDEAKLILATAGSPGEVSAMVERRAAGAPLEHVLGWAEFCGLRIAVEPGVFVPRRRTEFLVREAARRTPPRPVVVDLCCGTGALGAALAADLRRRGEHGFALHSADIEPAAVRCARRNVARFGGRVHEGDLFEALPDALRGRVDVLLANVPYVPTGDLGLMPPEARDHEPRAALDGGGDGLDVLRRVAAEASRWLTPGGLLLSEVSERQVPAAVAAVERGGLDADVPVSDEFHATVIVGAKPV, encoded by the coding sequence ATGCCAGAACTCCTCACCGAGTCCGTCATCGCCGCCAGGCTGCGCGCCGCCGGATGCGTGTTCGCCGAGGACGAGGCGAAGTTGATCCTCGCCACGGCCGGATCGCCCGGCGAGGTCTCCGCCATGGTGGAACGCCGCGCGGCGGGGGCGCCTCTCGAGCACGTCCTCGGCTGGGCGGAGTTCTGCGGGCTGCGGATCGCCGTCGAGCCGGGCGTCTTCGTCCCGCGCCGCCGCACCGAGTTCCTCGTCCGGGAGGCCGCACGGCGGACCCCGCCCCGGCCGGTCGTCGTCGATCTGTGCTGCGGCACCGGCGCGCTGGGGGCCGCCCTCGCCGCGGACCTGCGCCGCCGCGGCGAGCACGGGTTCGCCCTGCACTCCGCCGACATCGAACCGGCCGCCGTGCGCTGTGCGCGCCGCAACGTCGCCCGGTTCGGCGGGCGGGTGCACGAGGGCGACCTGTTCGAGGCGCTCCCGGACGCGCTGCGCGGCCGGGTGGACGTCCTGCTCGCCAACGTGCCCTACGTGCCGACCGGCGACCTCGGCCTGATGCCGCCCGAGGCGCGCGACCACGAGCCGCGCGCGGCGCTCGACGGCGGCGGGGACGGCCTCGACGTGCTGCGCCGCGTCGCCGCCGAGGCGTCGCGGTGGCTCACCCCGGGCGGTCTCCTCCTGTCCGAGGTGAGTGAGCGGCAGGTCCCCGCCGCCGTCGCCGCCGTGGAGCGCGGCGGCCTCGACGCGGACGTGCCGGTCTCCGACGAGTTCCACGCCACAGTGATTGTCGGGGCAAAACCTGTGTAA
- a CDS encoding pentapeptide repeat-containing protein has translation MREKLDLKADCASCFGLCCVALPFAKSADFAMDKDAGEPCVNLLDDFRCGVHANLRAEGFPGCAVFDCFGAGQKVSQGTFGGRDWRRAPDAARRMFRVFPVMRRLHELLCYLDEALARPSAAPVHEELRLALDEVSRLTDGDPEELAELDVAAVRGRVNVLLLRVSELVRSGVAEGRRSLRGAGLIGRNLKGADLRGADLRGAYLIAADLRGADLREADLIGADLRDADLRGADLTGSLFLTRSQLEAARGDAGTRTPAGLGRPAHW, from the coding sequence TTGCGGGAGAAGCTCGATCTGAAGGCCGACTGCGCGAGCTGCTTCGGCCTGTGCTGCGTGGCGCTGCCGTTCGCCAAGTCGGCCGACTTCGCGATGGACAAGGACGCGGGCGAGCCGTGCGTGAACCTCCTGGACGACTTCCGCTGCGGCGTCCACGCGAACCTCCGCGCGGAGGGCTTCCCGGGATGCGCGGTCTTCGACTGCTTCGGGGCCGGGCAGAAGGTGTCGCAGGGCACCTTCGGCGGGCGGGACTGGCGGCGGGCGCCGGACGCGGCACGCCGGATGTTCCGCGTCTTCCCCGTCATGCGCCGGCTCCACGAGCTGCTCTGCTACCTGGACGAGGCGCTGGCGCGGCCGTCCGCCGCCCCCGTCCACGAGGAGCTCCGGCTCGCGCTGGACGAGGTCTCCCGCCTCACCGACGGAGATCCCGAGGAGCTGGCAGAGCTCGACGTGGCGGCGGTGCGGGGAAGGGTGAACGTCCTGCTGCTGCGGGTCAGCGAACTCGTCCGGTCGGGCGTCGCGGAAGGCCGGAGGAGCCTGCGGGGCGCCGGCCTCATCGGCAGGAACCTGAAGGGCGCGGACCTGCGCGGGGCCGACCTGCGCGGCGCGTACCTGATCGCCGCCGACCTGCGGGGCGCCGATCTGCGGGAGGCGGACCTGATCGGCGCGGACCTGCGGGACGCCGACCTGCGCGGGGCCGACCTCACCGGGAGCCTCTTCCTCACGCGGTCCCAGCTCGAAGCCGCGCGGGGCGACGCCGGCACGCGGACGCCGGCGGGACTGGGGCGGCCCGCGCACTGGTGA
- a CDS encoding PrsW family glutamic-type intramembrane protease produces MAVTAGAVTAAAETAGAVMRRPAFWLWAATCLLGVWIAWRGLDAVVRAFPVGSIAGAALLAPALALGFWALRRLHPVRSRPAGYALAALAWGGLAAFGLALPANAAFQAVIGKTAGPEFNSVWGASIAAPVDEEILKLAGVATLALLAPAAIRSPLDGWGYGALTGLGFQASENFLYVLNTIVLTGATQDVNAALFSFGSRVVGGAWWSHWAMTAVGGAGLGCLLGRATRTSVAVAAGGVVLAMALHAWWDSPLLHSVLLLPVKGAPILLAAVVTYRLSRRRYLSGFRRRTHAETVRGVLVPGERHILASRKWRKKEQWKVPAGQPRRTLARLRAAQLELIEDGLGGLERDPLSPARLRAEIQTLRRILAATSERSRAA; encoded by the coding sequence GTGGCCGTGACGGCCGGCGCCGTGACGGCGGCCGCCGAGACGGCGGGAGCCGTGATGCGGCGCCCCGCGTTCTGGCTCTGGGCGGCGACATGCCTCCTCGGCGTCTGGATCGCGTGGCGGGGCCTCGACGCGGTGGTGCGGGCCTTCCCGGTCGGCTCGATCGCCGGGGCGGCGCTGCTGGCCCCGGCGCTGGCGCTCGGGTTCTGGGCGCTGCGGCGGCTGCATCCGGTCCGGTCGCGGCCGGCCGGGTACGCGCTGGCCGCGCTGGCCTGGGGCGGGCTCGCGGCGTTCGGGCTGGCGCTCCCCGCGAACGCCGCGTTCCAGGCGGTGATCGGCAAGACGGCCGGGCCGGAGTTCAACTCCGTGTGGGGCGCGTCGATCGCCGCGCCGGTCGACGAGGAGATCCTGAAGCTGGCGGGCGTCGCGACGCTGGCGCTGCTGGCGCCCGCCGCGATCCGCAGCCCGCTGGACGGGTGGGGCTACGGCGCGCTGACGGGGCTCGGCTTCCAGGCGTCGGAGAACTTCCTGTACGTCCTCAACACGATCGTGCTGACGGGCGCGACGCAGGACGTGAACGCGGCGCTGTTCTCGTTCGGCAGCCGGGTCGTCGGCGGGGCGTGGTGGAGCCACTGGGCGATGACGGCGGTCGGCGGCGCGGGGCTCGGGTGCCTGCTCGGCAGGGCGACCCGCACGAGCGTGGCCGTCGCCGCCGGAGGCGTCGTCCTGGCGATGGCTCTGCACGCCTGGTGGGACTCCCCCCTTCTGCACAGCGTGCTGCTGCTGCCGGTGAAGGGCGCCCCGATCCTGCTCGCCGCGGTCGTCACGTACCGGCTGTCCAGGCGGCGCTACCTGTCGGGTTTCCGGCGCAGGACGCACGCGGAGACCGTCCGGGGCGTCCTGGTCCCGGGCGAGAGGCACATCCTGGCATCCCGGAAGTGGCGCAAGAAGGAGCAGTGGAAGGTGCCCGCGGGGCAGCCGCGCCGCACGCTCGCCCGGCTCCGGGCCGCCCAGCTGGAGCTGATCGAGGACGGTCTCGGCGGGCTGGAGCGGGACCCGCTGTCCCCCGCCCGGCTGCGGGCCGAGATCCAGACGCTCCGCCGGATCCTCGCCGCCACCTCCGAACGGTCCCGCGCGGCCTGA
- a CDS encoding cytochrome b, which translates to MAGRKGGPARGSRGAALVFGVNDRLGSTRFLHDNIRKVFPKHWSFLLGEIALYSFIILVITGVFLTLFFRPSGTGVVYDGSYTMLQGLTVSEAYASTLHISFDVRGGLLMRQIHHWAAVVFLAAISVHLLRIFFTGAFRKPREINWLIGVTLLVLALAEGFAGYSLPDDLLSGTGLRIMEGIVLSLPVVGSYAGLWMFGGEFPATETFIPRLYMVHILLLPGLLIALITAHLMILWHQTHTVFPGKGRRERAVSGEPTFPHFATQSAAYFLFTFGVLAGLGAFAQINPVWLYGPYEPDQVSTGAQPDWYVGFLEGSLRIMPSLETTLFGHNIAWNVLIPAVILPGVFFTLIAMYPFFERWATGDERIHHILDRPRNAATRTGIGAAAVAWYGNLWAAGGNDVISHTFGIPLFFTTWFFRVGFFVAPVLAFVITRRICLSLQRRDLKERREGMESGLIVLSPEGGYGERRERPPDEVEALLRTRRPRELVARYPDHLIPLPTPDRARAQVRTRVNRFYMNYQSEAHGGGQGDLSRSSQEEDGGS; encoded by the coding sequence ATGGCGGGACGGAAGGGCGGGCCGGCACGCGGGTCGCGGGGGGCGGCGCTCGTCTTCGGGGTGAACGACAGGCTCGGCTCGACCCGGTTCCTGCACGACAACATCCGCAAGGTGTTCCCCAAGCACTGGTCGTTCCTGCTGGGCGAGATCGCGCTGTACTCGTTCATCATCCTGGTGATCACCGGGGTCTTCCTGACGCTGTTCTTCCGGCCGAGCGGCACGGGCGTCGTCTACGACGGCTCGTACACGATGCTCCAGGGCCTCACGGTCAGTGAGGCGTACGCGTCCACGCTGCACATCTCGTTCGACGTGCGGGGCGGCCTGCTGATGCGGCAGATCCACCACTGGGCCGCGGTCGTCTTCCTGGCGGCGATCAGCGTCCACCTGCTGCGGATCTTCTTCACCGGGGCGTTCCGCAAGCCCCGCGAGATCAACTGGCTGATCGGGGTCACGCTGCTCGTGCTGGCGCTGGCCGAGGGGTTCGCCGGCTACTCGCTCCCCGACGACCTGCTGTCCGGGACCGGCCTGCGGATCATGGAGGGCATCGTGCTGTCGCTGCCGGTCGTCGGCAGCTATGCGGGCCTGTGGATGTTCGGCGGCGAGTTCCCGGCGACCGAGACGTTCATCCCGCGGCTGTACATGGTGCACATCCTGCTCCTGCCGGGGCTGCTGATCGCGCTGATCACCGCGCACCTCATGATCCTCTGGCATCAGACGCACACCGTCTTCCCGGGCAAGGGCAGGCGGGAGCGGGCGGTGTCCGGGGAGCCGACGTTCCCGCACTTCGCCACGCAGAGCGCCGCGTACTTCCTGTTCACCTTCGGGGTGCTGGCCGGGCTGGGCGCCTTCGCGCAGATCAACCCCGTGTGGCTGTACGGCCCGTACGAGCCGGACCAGGTCTCCACCGGCGCGCAGCCCGACTGGTACGTCGGCTTCCTCGAGGGCTCGCTGCGCATCATGCCGTCCCTGGAGACGACCCTGTTCGGGCACAACATCGCGTGGAACGTGCTGATCCCCGCGGTCATCCTGCCGGGGGTCTTCTTCACGCTCATCGCGATGTACCCGTTCTTCGAACGCTGGGCCACGGGAGACGAACGCATCCACCACATCCTCGACCGGCCGCGCAACGCCGCGACCCGGACGGGGATCGGCGCGGCCGCCGTCGCCTGGTACGGCAACCTGTGGGCGGCGGGCGGCAACGACGTCATCTCCCACACCTTCGGCATCCCGCTGTTCTTCACGACGTGGTTCTTCCGGGTGGGCTTCTTCGTCGCGCCGGTCCTGGCGTTCGTCATCACCCGGCGGATCTGCCTCAGCCTGCAGCGGCGCGACCTGAAGGAGCGCAGGGAGGGCATGGAGAGCGGGCTGATCGTGCTCAGCCCGGAGGGCGGGTACGGCGAGCGGCGCGAGCGGCCGCCGGACGAGGTGGAGGCGCTGCTGCGGACCCGGCGGCCGCGCGAGCTGGTCGCGCGCTACCCCGACCACCTCATCCCGCTGCCGACGCCCGACCGCGCCCGCGCGCAGGTGCGGACCCGCGTCAACCGGTTCTACATGAACTACCAGAGCGAGGCGCACGGCGGCGGACAGGGCGATCTGAGCCGCAGCTCGCAGGAGGAGGACGGCGGCTCCTGA
- the ctaD gene encoding cytochrome c oxidase subunit I, translating to MTAVRGWDDTSAADALALHRRGTRIGGVLATTDHKVVGYLYLATSFSFFLIAGLMAMVIRAELVEPGLQMVDSERYNQMFTIHGTVMLLLFATPLFAGFANVMVPLQIGAPDVAFPRLNTLSYWLFLFGGLMVLSGFLVPGGAAAFGWFSYAPLSSETYSPGLGGDLWVMGLVLSGFGTIFTSVNLITTIITMRAPGMVMFRLPIFVWNVLLTSVMVLLAFPVLAAALFALQIDRKIGAHIYSPAHGGELMWQHLFWFFGHPEVYIIALPFFGIITEIIPVFARKPLFGYLGMVAATIAITGLSMAVWAHHMFATGRVLLPFFSLTSFMIAVPTGIKFFNWVGTLWKGQLTFEAPMLFALGFLVTFLFGGLTGVILASPPMDFHLTDSYFVVGHFHYVVFGTVVFAMFGGFYFWWPKWTGKKLHEGWGKVHFWSLFVGFHTTFLVHHWLGAEGMPRRYADYPDQFAALNAVSSAGSFVLGASTFAFLWNIWRTHRHGERSREDDPWGTGASLEWATSSPPPRHNFTNIPRIRSMRPAFDLHYPDLVPPRRPETVLPGGPREDGPRD from the coding sequence ATGACGGCCGTGCGGGGATGGGACGACACCAGCGCGGCCGACGCGCTCGCGCTGCACCGCCGCGGCACGCGGATCGGCGGCGTCCTGGCGACGACCGACCACAAGGTCGTCGGCTACCTGTACCTCGCCACCTCGTTCTCGTTCTTCCTGATCGCCGGGCTGATGGCGATGGTCATCCGGGCGGAGCTGGTGGAGCCCGGGCTGCAGATGGTGGACAGCGAGCGGTACAACCAGATGTTCACCATCCACGGCACGGTCATGCTGCTGCTGTTCGCGACCCCGTTGTTCGCCGGGTTCGCCAACGTGATGGTGCCGCTGCAGATCGGCGCCCCGGACGTGGCGTTTCCGCGGCTGAACACGCTCAGCTACTGGCTGTTCCTGTTCGGCGGGCTCATGGTGCTGTCCGGGTTCCTGGTGCCGGGCGGGGCGGCGGCGTTCGGCTGGTTCTCCTACGCGCCGCTGTCGTCGGAGACCTACTCGCCGGGCCTCGGCGGCGACCTGTGGGTGATGGGCCTGGTGCTGTCCGGATTCGGGACGATCTTCACCTCGGTCAACCTGATCACCACGATCATCACGATGCGGGCCCCGGGCATGGTGATGTTCCGGCTTCCGATCTTCGTCTGGAACGTCCTGCTGACCAGCGTCATGGTGCTGCTCGCGTTCCCGGTCCTCGCCGCCGCGCTGTTCGCCCTCCAGATCGACCGCAAGATCGGCGCCCACATCTACAGCCCCGCGCACGGCGGCGAGCTGATGTGGCAGCACCTGTTCTGGTTCTTCGGCCACCCCGAGGTCTACATCATCGCGCTGCCGTTCTTCGGGATCATCACCGAGATCATCCCGGTGTTCGCCCGCAAGCCCCTGTTCGGCTACCTCGGGATGGTGGCGGCGACCATCGCGATCACCGGGCTGTCGATGGCGGTCTGGGCGCACCACATGTTCGCGACCGGCCGGGTGCTGCTGCCGTTCTTCTCCCTGACCTCCTTCATGATCGCCGTGCCGACCGGCATCAAGTTCTTCAACTGGGTCGGCACGCTGTGGAAGGGGCAGCTGACGTTCGAGGCGCCGATGCTGTTCGCGCTGGGGTTCCTCGTCACGTTCCTGTTCGGCGGCCTGACCGGGGTGATCCTGGCGAGCCCGCCAATGGACTTCCACCTCACCGACTCCTACTTCGTCGTCGGCCACTTCCACTACGTGGTCTTCGGCACCGTGGTGTTCGCCATGTTCGGCGGCTTCTACTTCTGGTGGCCGAAGTGGACCGGCAAGAAGCTGCACGAGGGGTGGGGGAAGGTGCACTTCTGGTCGCTGTTCGTCGGCTTCCACACCACCTTCCTCGTCCACCACTGGCTCGGCGCCGAGGGCATGCCCCGCCGGTACGCCGACTACCCCGACCAGTTCGCCGCGCTGAACGCCGTCTCGTCGGCGGGCTCGTTCGTCCTCGGGGCCTCGACGTTCGCGTTCCTGTGGAACATCTGGCGGACGCACAGGCACGGCGAACGCAGCCGCGAGGACGACCCGTGGGGCACCGGCGCGTCGCTGGAATGGGCCACGTCCAGCCCGCCGCCCCGGCACAACTTCACGAACATCCCGCGCATTCGTTCCATGCGCCCCGCGTTCGACCTGCACTATCCGGACCTGGTGCCGCCCCGGCGGCCCGAGACGGTCCTTCCCGGCGGTCCCCGCGAGGACGGGCCCCGCGACTGA
- a CDS encoding YbhB/YbcL family Raf kinase inhibitor-like protein yields the protein MTLSSPAFGPEGYIPVTHAHASGDLSPQLRWSGVPGACRELALTCVDPDAPGGTFVHWMLAGIEPERDVLAAGEERPWIARGRNDFGFNGYGGPHPPPGDPPHRYVFTLHALREPSGLTSGFSADDMRDALNDNVIETATLVGLYSR from the coding sequence ATGACGCTGAGCAGCCCGGCGTTCGGCCCCGAGGGCTACATCCCGGTCACCCACGCGCACGCGTCGGGGGACCTGTCCCCTCAGCTGAGATGGTCCGGCGTGCCCGGGGCGTGCCGCGAGCTCGCCCTGACGTGCGTGGACCCCGACGCTCCAGGCGGCACCTTCGTCCACTGGATGCTGGCCGGGATAGAGCCGGAGCGGGACGTGCTCGCGGCCGGCGAGGAGCGTCCCTGGATCGCCCGGGGCCGCAACGACTTCGGCTTCAACGGCTACGGCGGCCCGCACCCGCCGCCCGGGGACCCGCCGCACCGCTACGTCTTCACCCTGCACGCGCTGCGCGAGCCGTCCGGCCTGACCTCGGGCTTCTCGGCGGACGACATGCGCGACGCCCTCAACGACAACGTGATCGAGACCGCGACCCTCGTCGGCCTCTACTCCCGCTGA